One part of the Phytoactinopolyspora mesophila genome encodes these proteins:
- a CDS encoding ATP-binding protein yields the protein MAGYQRRLLDTELDELLPALAAVAIEGPKGVGKTATAQRRADTSFELDDAEQQRLLAADPARINRATGTVLIDEWQRYPAIWDDIRRSVDQNPQPGRFILTGSAAPVVTPVHSGAGRIVQLRMRPMSLTERGLDTPTVSLTALLAGTRPQIEGEASMDLPAYVEEILRSGFPGIRHLPPRARRAQLDGYLARIVERDFHDQGYQVRKPATLRAWLQAYAAATATTTAYNAILDAAAPGESDKPAKTTTIAYRDVLTQLWLLDPIPGWLPVDNPFARLAQAPKHHLADPALAARLLNLDAATLLETTPQRRPHGRAMIGQLFESLVALSLRTYAQTVEADIAHLRTRNADHEIDFIITGPGGRIVALEVKLARTVDDNDVTHLHWLHTKVGDLLADTAIITTGPYAYRRPDGIAVIPASLLGP from the coding sequence ATGGCTGGGTATCAGCGGCGGCTCCTGGACACCGAACTCGACGAACTTCTGCCGGCACTGGCGGCGGTGGCGATCGAAGGCCCGAAAGGTGTCGGCAAGACCGCTACTGCACAACGCCGCGCAGACACCTCGTTCGAACTCGACGACGCCGAACAGCAACGCCTACTCGCCGCCGACCCCGCCCGCATCAACCGCGCCACCGGCACCGTCCTTATCGACGAATGGCAACGCTACCCTGCCATCTGGGACGACATACGCCGAAGCGTCGATCAGAACCCACAACCCGGCAGATTCATCCTCACCGGCAGCGCAGCACCCGTCGTCACCCCCGTGCACTCCGGCGCAGGACGCATCGTCCAACTGCGGATGCGACCAATGAGCCTGACCGAACGCGGCCTCGACACCCCAACCGTCAGCCTCACCGCCCTGCTCGCCGGTACACGGCCCCAGATCGAGGGTGAGGCGTCGATGGACCTGCCCGCCTACGTCGAAGAAATCCTGCGCTCCGGATTCCCCGGCATCCGCCACCTGCCGCCACGCGCCAGACGTGCACAACTCGACGGCTACCTCGCCCGCATCGTCGAACGCGACTTCCACGACCAGGGATACCAAGTCCGCAAACCCGCCACACTTCGAGCGTGGCTGCAGGCCTATGCTGCGGCAACCGCCACGACCACGGCGTACAACGCCATCCTGGACGCCGCCGCCCCCGGCGAATCGGACAAGCCGGCGAAGACCACCACCATCGCCTACCGCGACGTGCTCACCCAGCTATGGCTGCTCGACCCGATCCCCGGATGGCTGCCCGTCGATAACCCGTTCGCGCGACTCGCCCAAGCACCCAAACACCACCTCGCCGACCCCGCACTCGCCGCGCGCCTGCTCAACCTCGACGCCGCCACCCTGCTCGAAACCACACCACAACGACGCCCCCACGGGCGAGCCATGATCGGTCAGCTTTTCGAATCACTCGTCGCGCTGAGTCTGCGCACCTACGCCCAAACCGTCGAAGCCGACATCGCCCACCTACGCACCCGCAACGCCGACCACGAAATCGACTTCATCATCACCGGCCCCGGCGGACGCATCGTCGCCCTCGAAGTCAAACTCGCCCGCACCGTCGACGACAACGACGTCACCCACCTGCACTGGCTCCACACCAAGGTCGGTGACCTCCTCGCCGACACCGCCATCATCACCACCGGACCCTACGCCTACCGCAGACCCGACGGCATCGCCGTCATACCCGCCTCACTCCTGGGACCCTGA
- a CDS encoding GntR family transcriptional regulator, whose product MVEARDLEPRAMSPGEQSLAAMLGVSIGTVRRATEELRQRGVVVTLPASGTFVTRRPGGDQDA is encoded by the coding sequence GTGGTCGAAGCCAGGGACCTTGAGCCTCGAGCGATGTCGCCGGGGGAGCAGAGCCTGGCGGCGATGTTGGGGGTGTCGATCGGTACGGTGCGCCGGGCCACGGAGGAGCTGCGGCAACGCGGCGTCGTGGTCACGTTGCCGGCCAGTGGGACGTTCGTGACTCGTCGTCCGGGTGGTGATCAGGATGCATGA
- a CDS encoding protein kinase domain-containing protein produces MADPVEFLLADLREKYEAMPAAQAFARLYDDPEWGHMFAVLHKRLNKHFTDINGRAKTTHHYWADNSRDLLALIDEIEIDLHTLKRAGVEVELADSYQDALDRCRPWLSPSGGSAVPEDFDLIDVIGYEQVFVHTAKSVRLKKQEAAVELKMVGSGSYAHVYSYVDPDYGIKFAVKRAKRGLDERDLHRFKQEFEVLKKLSFPYVVEVYRYDETRNEYRMEYCDITLREHISKKNATMSFAARKRIALQFLYGINYLHRQGLLHRDISLQNILLKVFDSGAVLVKLSDFGLVKDQANEFTRTQTEMKGTIRDPMLGSFKDYGVVNEMYSIAHVLAYVFTGRESLPAADDTVGQIIHRCAVNDLAQRYQDVAELIAEVERLEAPQKRRSRRSHG; encoded by the coding sequence GTGGCCGATCCGGTGGAGTTCCTGCTGGCCGACCTACGCGAGAAGTACGAGGCGATGCCCGCCGCGCAGGCCTTCGCTCGCCTCTACGACGACCCCGAGTGGGGTCACATGTTCGCAGTCCTCCATAAGCGGTTGAACAAGCACTTCACCGATATCAACGGACGTGCCAAGACCACTCACCATTACTGGGCTGACAACAGCAGGGACTTGCTCGCGCTCATCGACGAGATCGAGATCGACCTGCATACCCTGAAGAGGGCAGGAGTTGAGGTCGAACTGGCCGACTCCTACCAGGATGCGCTGGATCGATGTCGGCCGTGGCTCTCGCCAAGCGGGGGCAGCGCGGTGCCGGAGGACTTTGATCTCATCGACGTCATCGGCTACGAGCAAGTCTTCGTCCACACGGCTAAGAGCGTGAGGCTCAAGAAGCAGGAGGCTGCCGTAGAGCTGAAGATGGTGGGGAGCGGGTCGTACGCCCACGTCTACTCCTACGTCGACCCCGACTACGGCATCAAGTTTGCGGTCAAGCGGGCGAAAAGGGGCCTGGACGAGCGCGATCTGCACCGCTTCAAGCAGGAGTTTGAAGTCCTGAAGAAGCTGAGCTTTCCCTACGTGGTGGAGGTCTACCGCTATGACGAGACCCGAAACGAGTACCGGATGGAGTACTGCGACATAACGCTCCGGGAGCACATCAGCAAGAAGAACGCCACGATGTCCTTCGCGGCTCGCAAGCGCATTGCCTTGCAGTTCCTATACGGGATCAACTATCTCCACCGCCAGGGGTTGTTGCACCGTGACATCAGCCTCCAGAACATACTGCTGAAAGTCTTCGACTCCGGCGCCGTTCTGGTGAAGCTCTCAGACTTTGGGCTAGTGAAGGATCAGGCGAACGAGTTCACCCGGACCCAGACCGAGATGAAGGGAACGATCCGGGACCCGATGCTCGGGAGCTTCAAGGACTACGGAGTCGTGAACGAGATGTACTCGATCGCGCATGTCCTCGCCTACGTCTTCACGGGCAGAGAGTCACTCCCCGCAGCTGACGATACGGTGGGGCAGATCATCCACAGGTGCGCCGTCAACGACCTCGCCCAGCGCTACCAGGATGTCGCCGAGTTGATCGCAGAGGTTGAGCGGCTGGAGGCGCCGCAAAAGCGACGGTCTAGGAGGTCGCACGGGTAG